One genomic segment of Helianthus annuus cultivar XRQ/B chromosome 14, HanXRQr2.0-SUNRISE, whole genome shotgun sequence includes these proteins:
- the LOC110906396 gene encoding uncharacterized protein LOC110906396, with amino-acid sequence MYLHSGFLPENKAEARKIQHKAEHYQMSDGILYRRTYLGPLLRCVDLEDANYLIREVHEGICGIHAGPRMVVAKVMNAGYYWPGMHLDAVKVLRKCNGCQRHAPKTLRPKNELVPITTAWLFQQWGIDMVGPFPEAPGAVKFIIVVVILLNGWRRKLWHQQQQQWFEGLSGNR; translated from the coding sequence ATGTACCTTCACTCAGGGTTCTTACCTGAAAACAAAGCAGAGGCCAGGAAGATACAACACAAAGCAGAACATTATCAAATGTCTGATGGCATCTTATACAGAAGAACTTACCTAGGACCCCTACTTCGCTGTGTAGACCTTGAAGATGCTAATTACTTGATTCGTGAAGTACATGAAGGGATTTGTGGCATCCACGCGGGTCCTAGGATGGTAGTTGCAAAGGTGATGAATGCGGGGTATTATTGGCCAGGGATGCATTTAGATGCAGTAAAGGTGTTAAGAAAATGTAACGGATGTCAGAGGCACGCGCCTAAAACTCTACGACCAAAGAACGAACTAGTCCCTATTACGACGGCATGGTTGTTTCAACAATGGGGAATCGACATGGTTGGTCCTTTTCCCGAAGCCCCAGGCGCAGTAAAATTCATTATAGTCGTTGTGATTTTACTAAATGGGTGGAGGCGAAAGCTTTGGCATCAACAACAGCAACAGTGGTTCGAAGGTTTATCTGGGAACAGATAA